In the genome of Montipora foliosa isolate CH-2021 chromosome 3, ASM3666993v2, whole genome shotgun sequence, one region contains:
- the LOC137995381 gene encoding adenosine receptor A2a-like encodes MAILTVSNLTNVTMKGEAKDVFSVVVIFSAIIINVIACPFTIGLNVLVIMAIKRRPTLQSNSNIMLACLAVTDVVTGLTSQPSFILWQTLSLVGSDITVVFSEIYLFSVPFLAYSSALHLMMVVGEKLIAIKYPFRYPYIVTTRNIKMGVLFCWVYSSSITLPLHLINGTSALFYISVSHIYLACVIFVSISYVILYFETRRHQKMIKAQQLPQEQVETFLKENRALKTTVLVVGAIGLCLLPALVYLFLLAARFVPRIDYMSAIVRTFLMINSVLNPLIYCWRQKEIRKFVFRNSSQAVHAIH; translated from the coding sequence ATGGCAATCCTCACTGTTTCGAACTTGACAAACGTTACAATGAAAGGCGAAGCAAAAGATGTCTTCAGCGTGGTTGTTATTTTCTCAGCCATCATCATTAACGTTATCGCCTGTCCATTCACGATTGGATTGAACGTGTTGGTGATAATGGCGATAAAAAGAAGACCGACACTTCAGAGCAACTCCAACATCATGTTGGCGTGTTTAGCCGTCACTGATGTGGTAACAGGTTTGACCTCGCAGCCTTCATTTATACTGTGGCAGACACTCTCCCTAGTTGGAAGCGACATCACTGTTGTCTTCTCTGAGATTTACCTGTTTTCCGTTCCCTTTCTGGCTTATTCATCAGCTCTTCATCTCATGATGGTTGTTGGCGAGAAACTGATAGCAATCAAATATCCGTTTAGGTACCCATACATTGTGACAACACGAAACATTAAGATGGGAgtcttgttttgctgggtataTAGCAGTTCTATTACATTGCCTCTTCACCTGATCAACGGAACGAGCGCTCTGTTTTATATTTCTGTCTCTCATATTTACTTGGCGTGTGTTATTTTCGTTTCCATTTCTTACGTAATCCTTTACTTTGAAACCCGTCGGCACCAAAAGATGATTAAGGCTCAACAGCTACCACAAGAACAAGTGGAAACATTCCTTAAGGAGAATAGAGCATTGAAGACAACAGTATTAGTGGTCGGTGCTATTGGACTATGTTTGTTACCAGCGCTTGTCTACCTTTTTCTGTTAGCTGCTCGATTTGTACCGAGAATAGATTACATGAGTGCAATTGTACGTACTTTCTTGATGATAAACTCTGTTCTTAATCCATTGATTTATTGCTGGCGacaaaaagaaataagaaagttTGTATTTAGGAATTCATCGCAAGCTGTGCATGCTATTCACTAG